DNA from Paraburkholderia largidicola:
CCCGATGTCGTCGCCGCTGCGCACACGCATTCGCTGTATGGCAAAGCGTGGTCCACATTGGGACGCAAGCTCGATCCGTTGACACAGGACGCGTGCTCCTTCTATGAGGATCACGCGCTGTTCGACGACTTCAGAGGCGTGGTGCTCGATACGGACGAAGGCGCGCGCATCGCCGATGCGCTTGGCCAGCACAAGGCGGTGATCCTGAAGAACCACGGCATTCTGACGGCCGGGCCGAGCGTCGAAGCCGCTGCATGGTGGTACATCGCGCTCGACAACGCCTGCCATGCGCAACTGCTCGCCGAAGCAGCCGGCACGCCGCAGCCGATCCCGCACGACATCGCCACATTGACGCATCAGCAGGTCGGCCGTCCGGGCGGCGCGCAGCATTCGTTCGAAAGCCTGTACGAAGGGCTCGTCGAAGAGGAACGGGAGCTGCTCGACTGATGGCGATTCACAAACTGCGTCAATTCGTCGGTGAGATCGCGGCGCTCGTCGATGCTGATACCGCGGAACCCGAACTGCTCGAACGTGGCGGGCAAGCATTGCGCGAACTGGTCCATACGGATGACTGGCTGCCCGATACCTACGCACAACCGTCCACCGAGCGCTATCAGCAGTACCTGTTGTATGCCGACGTGCAGCAACGCTTCTCGGTTGTCAGCTTCGTCTGGGGGCCCGGACAACAGACGCCGATCCACGATCACACGGTGTGGGGCTTGATCGGCGTGCTGCGCGGCGCGGAACTCGCCGCCCCTTTTTCCCGCGACAACGACGGCACACTGCGCCAGACCGGCGACGAAATACGCCTCGAAAAAGGCACTGTCGAGGCGGTCTCGCCGGCAATCGGCGATATTCACCGCGTGCGCAATGCGTATGATGATCGCGTGTCCGTCAGCATTCACGTCTATGGCGCGAATATCGGCGCGGTGCTGCGCTCGACCTACGCGCCCGAGGGCCTGGCCAGGCCTTTCATCTCCGGCTATTCGAACGAAACCATCCCGAACCTGTGGGACCTCAGCAAGGAACGTCGTCAGTCATGAAGTCATATCCCGTGCGCACCTATGAAGACGTGCGCGAAGCGCTGCTCGCCAAGCGTGAAATCGCCCTGCTCGATGTGCGCGAAGAAGATCCGCATGCGCAGTGTCACCCGCTTTTTGCGGCGAATCTCTCGCTGTCGCGCATCGAACTGGACGCATGGACGCGACTGCCGCGCCGCGACGTGCCGATCGTTCTTTTCGATGCGGGCGAAGGCTACGCGGAGCGCGCCGCCGACACACTGACGTCGCTCGGCTACACGAACGTCGCGTTGCTCGCGGGCGGGCTGGACGGATGGATACAGGCTGGCGGCGAAGTGTTTCGCGACGTGAATGTGCCGAGCAAGGCATTCGGCGAATTCGTCGAAGCGCAGCGGCACACGCCTTCGCTTTCGGCGGAAGCCGTCGATGCGTTGCTGAAAAATGGCGACGACGTCGTCGTGCTCGACGCGCGCCGCTTCGACGAGTATCAGACGATGAACATTCCCGGCAGCATCAGCGTGCCCGGCGCGGAACTGGTGCTGCGCGCGCGCGCCCTCGCGCCGAAGCCGACTACGCGCGTGATCGTCAATTGCGCGGGCCGCACGCGCAGCATCATCGGTACGCAATCGCTCGTCAATGCGGGGCTGCCGAATCCCGTCGCTGCGCTGCGCAACGGTACGATCGGCTGGACGCTCGCGGGCCAGCAGCTCGAGCATGGCAGCGAGCGGCGCTTCGATCCGCAAGCGGGGCTCGACGCGGCGGACATCGACGCATCGCAGCGCGCCGCACTCGCGCTCGCGCAACGCGCGGGCGTGAGC
Protein-coding regions in this window:
- a CDS encoding cysteine dioxygenase, with the translated sequence MAIHKLRQFVGEIAALVDADTAEPELLERGGQALRELVHTDDWLPDTYAQPSTERYQQYLLYADVQQRFSVVSFVWGPGQQTPIHDHTVWGLIGVLRGAELAAPFSRDNDGTLRQTGDEIRLEKGTVEAVSPAIGDIHRVRNAYDDRVSVSIHVYGANIGAVLRSTYAPEGLARPFISGYSNETIPNLWDLSKERRQS
- a CDS encoding class II aldolase/adducin family protein produces the protein MSTALHDTPTLAFRSTPVRKFWFDDDTAPQRTLEQERRHRQERLAGAFRLFARYGFAQGLAGHITARDPEWTDHFWVNPLGKHFGRIRVSDLLLVNRHGEIVVGEGPVNQAAFAIHAAIHEARPDVVAAAHTHSLYGKAWSTLGRKLDPLTQDACSFYEDHALFDDFRGVVLDTDEGARIADALGQHKAVILKNHGILTAGPSVEAAAWWYIALDNACHAQLLAEAAGTPQPIPHDIATLTHQQVGRPGGAQHSFESLYEGLVEEERELLD